A region from the Sphaerodactylus townsendi isolate TG3544 linkage group LG01, MPM_Stown_v2.3, whole genome shotgun sequence genome encodes:
- the BLK gene encoding tyrosine-protein kinase Blk: MGLNGSKSQPINRPKSQTAPKKKHPPPPPVKPRITTKSSGNDKHLVIALYDFTSSSDRDLGLTVGEKCEVLCSEGDWWLAKSLTTGKKGYIPRNFVARVDSLEQEKWFFKGLSRKESERLLMAPGNEMGSFLVRESETNPDAFSLSVRDNSSFQGDVVKHYKISKMNNGGYYICPRITFPSIQALVKHYTTNEDGMCQRLRAPCVSLAPQRPWGTDEWEIPRESLKLIKKLGSGQFGEVWMGYYKNNVKVAVKTLKEGSMPPDAFLAEANLMKKLQHSKLVRLYAVVTQHPIFIVTEYMANGCLLDFLKTQEGNNLPVTKLIDLSAQVAEGMAYIERMNFIHRDLRAANILVSETLCCKVADFGLARLIENEYLAREGAKFPIKWTAPEAINYGVFTIKSDVWSFGILLTEIITYGRCPYPAMTNPEVIQCLTLGYRMARPSNCPPELYAIMLKCWQNNPEERPTFEYLQSTLEDFYTTTEKAYQAEPAF, from the exons ACAAGCACCTTGTGATTGCGCTCTATGATTTCACTTCCTCAAGTGACCGGGACTTGGGGTTGACTGTAGGAGAGAAATGTGAAGTCCTTTGCAG CGAAGGGGATTGGTGGTTGGCAAAATCACTTACTACTGGAAAGAAAGGCTACATACCCAGGAATTTTGTGGCCCGTGTTGACAGCCTAGAACAAGAAAA atgGTTTTTTAAAGGCCTCAGCAGAAAAGAATCCGAACGCCTCCTTATGGCACCAGGcaatgaaatgggttcattcTTGGTACGGGAAAGTGAAACAAACCCAG ATGCCTTTTCCCTTTCTGTCAGGGACAACAGCTCATTTCAAGGGGATGTTGTCAAACATTACAAAATCAGCAAGATGAATAATGGAGGATATTACATCTGCCCCAGgatcaccttcccttccattcAGGCACTTGTCAAGCATTACACAA CTAATGAAGATGGCATGTGCCAGAGGCTAAGAGCTCCATGTGTATCTCTAGCTCCGCAAAGACCCTGGGGCACGGATGAATGGGAGATCCCTCGGGAATCTCTGAAACTTATCAAGAAGCTGGGTTCAGGCCAGTTCGGGGAGGTGTGGATGG GATATTACAAGAACAATGTGAAAGTAGCCGTCAAGACTCTGAAAGAAGGCAGCATGCCCCCAGATGCTTTCTTGGCCGAGGCCAACTTAATGAAAAAGCTTCAGCACAGCAAGCTGGTTCGACTGTATGCTGTTGTCACTCAACATCCCATTTTCATTGTAACAGAATACATGGCCAATG GGTGCCTGCTGGATTTCTTGAAGACCCAAGAAGGAAATAATCTACCTGTTACAAAACTTATAGATCTGTCAGCCCAG GTTGCTGAAGGGATGGCGTACATCGAGAGAATGAACTTCATCCACAGAGACCTCAGAGCAGCCAATATTCTTGTTTCTGAGACGCTCTGCTGCAAAGTTGCGGATTTTGGCCTCGCTAGGCTCATAGAGAATGAATATCTTGCCAGAGAAG GTGCCAAATTCCCTATCAAATGGACAGCACCAGAAGCAATCAACTATGGGGTTTTCACAATCAAGTCTGATGTCTGGTCCTTTGGAATTCTATTAACTGAAATTATCACATATGGACGGTGTCCCTACCCGG CCATGACCAATCCTGAAGTCATCCAGTGCTTAACACTTGGTTACAGGATGGCCCGTCCATCAAACTGCCCACCTGAACTttatgcaatcatgttgaaatgctGGCAGAACAATCCCGAAGAAAGGCCTACATTTGAATACCTCCAGTCCACCCTTGAGGACTTTTATACAACCACAGAAAAAGCATACCAGGCTGAGCCTGCATTTTAG